Proteins from a genomic interval of Microbacterium phyllosphaerae:
- a CDS encoding pyridoxamine 5'-phosphate oxidase family protein: MTEIERSPTRQLTEDECWDRLARAPYGRIACGAAGEIDIFPINHKTDGRTIIFRTSAGTKLLELTIRAAVAFEIDGYDEHEAFSVVVKGTAQEFDRDADVLAAERLGVHPWAPEEKDRWVRIDASEVRGRVFDLEAQSAP, encoded by the coding sequence ATGACCGAGATCGAACGCTCGCCGACACGACAGCTGACCGAGGACGAGTGCTGGGACCGTCTCGCCCGAGCCCCCTACGGACGGATCGCCTGCGGTGCGGCGGGAGAGATCGACATCTTCCCGATCAACCACAAGACCGACGGTCGAACGATCATCTTTCGAACCTCAGCAGGCACGAAGTTGCTCGAGCTGACCATCCGCGCGGCCGTCGCCTTCGAGATCGACGGTTACGACGAGCATGAAGCCTTCAGCGTGGTGGTGAAAGGGACCGCCCAGGAATTCGACCGCGACGCCGACGTGCTCGCGGCAGAACGACTGGGTGTGCACCCATGGGCCCCGGAAGAGAAAGACCGCTGGGTACGGATCGATGCATCCGAGGTTCGCGGCAGGGTCTTCGATCTTGAGGCGCAGAGCGCGCCCTGA
- a CDS encoding phosphoketolase family protein — MDASRTSSPAQTEIAVDVATTSSWPLGTGDQPSASTLEGLNAWWRAANYLSVGQIYLLDNPLLREPLRPEHIKPRLLGHWGTTPGLNLIYAHLNRVIRERSLHTIYIAGPGHGGPGMVANAYLDGTYSEVYNSIDRSEDGLRRLFRQFSFPGGIPSHVAPETPGSIHEGGELGYSLSHAYGAAFDNPGLLVAAVVGDGEAETGPLATSWHGNKFLDPLHDGVVLPILHLNGYKIANPTVLARIPEKELLSLMRGYGHTPYLVSGGFDGEDPMDVHRRFAIVLDDVLDHIAQIKADATAGVLRTRPAWPMIILRTPKGWTCPREIDGHPAENNWRSHQVPLRDARDTEAHTALLRSWLLSYRPEELFDQNGAVAEWVTALGPVGELRMSANPVANGGLLRKELRLPDFREYGVDVPSPGATVSEATRVLGGWLRDVITANPANFRIFGPDETASNRLDAVFEVTDKQWNAESLPMDADNHLARSGRVVEMLSEHQCQGWLEGYLLTGRHGILNSYEAFIHIVDSMFNQHAKWLKTTRSIPWRRPISSLNYLLSSHVWRQDHNGLSHQDPGFIDHVVNKKADVVRVYLPFDANTLLSTYDHCLRSRGYVNVVVAGKQPAPNWLGMDAAIEHCTRGLGIFDWAGSERAGEEPDVVLAAAGDVPTLEVLAASSILRRRLPSLKVRVVNVVDLMRLQTEGEHPHGLGDREYDAIFTTDSPVIFAYHGYPWLIHRLTYRRRGHDQLHVRGYIEEGTTTTPFDMVMMNDLDRFHLVMDVIDHVPGLGPREAALRQEMQDSRVRARAYTRLHGEDAPEIRNWEWREPEPEAEPQPSGEARDEERSKGTG, encoded by the coding sequence ATGGACGCATCTCGGACTTCCTCTCCCGCGCAGACAGAGATCGCGGTCGACGTCGCGACCACATCCTCTTGGCCGCTAGGAACCGGAGACCAGCCTTCTGCGTCCACCCTGGAGGGTCTGAACGCCTGGTGGCGGGCAGCGAACTACCTGTCCGTGGGGCAGATCTACCTTCTCGACAACCCGCTTCTCCGCGAGCCTCTCAGACCTGAGCACATCAAGCCTCGACTCCTCGGGCACTGGGGAACGACCCCGGGGCTGAACCTCATCTACGCCCACCTCAACCGAGTGATCCGGGAACGCTCTCTCCACACGATCTACATCGCCGGGCCAGGACATGGGGGACCGGGGATGGTCGCGAACGCCTACTTGGACGGCACCTACAGCGAGGTCTACAACAGCATCGACCGCTCCGAGGACGGACTGCGCCGTCTCTTCCGCCAGTTCTCGTTCCCCGGAGGGATCCCGAGCCATGTGGCGCCGGAGACGCCCGGGTCGATCCACGAGGGTGGGGAACTGGGCTATTCCCTCTCTCACGCGTACGGCGCCGCGTTCGACAACCCTGGCCTTCTCGTCGCTGCAGTCGTCGGAGACGGCGAGGCGGAGACGGGGCCGCTGGCGACGAGCTGGCACGGGAACAAGTTCCTCGATCCTCTTCACGACGGCGTCGTTCTTCCGATTCTCCACCTGAACGGGTACAAGATCGCCAACCCGACTGTGCTCGCACGTATCCCCGAGAAGGAGCTGCTCTCCCTCATGCGTGGGTACGGGCACACTCCGTATCTCGTCTCCGGCGGGTTCGATGGTGAGGACCCGATGGACGTACATCGCCGTTTCGCGATCGTGCTGGATGACGTGCTCGACCACATCGCACAGATCAAAGCGGATGCCACGGCCGGCGTTCTCCGCACCCGGCCGGCATGGCCGATGATCATCCTGCGCACGCCGAAAGGGTGGACATGTCCGCGCGAGATCGACGGACATCCGGCGGAGAACAACTGGCGTTCACACCAGGTGCCTCTCCGTGACGCGCGTGACACTGAAGCGCACACAGCGCTGCTTCGCTCGTGGCTGCTGTCGTACCGGCCGGAAGAGCTCTTCGATCAGAACGGTGCAGTGGCTGAGTGGGTGACGGCGCTCGGTCCAGTCGGAGAGCTCCGTATGAGTGCGAACCCTGTGGCCAACGGCGGGCTGCTGAGGAAAGAACTGCGACTCCCGGACTTCCGCGAGTACGGCGTCGACGTGCCCAGCCCCGGCGCCACGGTGAGCGAGGCCACCCGCGTCCTCGGAGGCTGGCTTCGTGACGTGATCACGGCCAACCCCGCGAACTTCCGCATCTTCGGTCCCGACGAGACAGCATCCAATCGACTTGATGCCGTCTTCGAGGTGACAGACAAACAGTGGAACGCGGAGTCGCTGCCGATGGATGCCGACAATCATCTGGCACGCTCCGGCAGGGTCGTGGAGATGCTCAGTGAACATCAGTGCCAGGGCTGGCTCGAGGGGTACCTGCTGACGGGACGCCACGGCATCCTCAACTCGTACGAGGCGTTCATCCACATCGTGGACTCGATGTTCAATCAGCACGCCAAGTGGTTGAAGACCACCCGGAGCATCCCCTGGAGGCGGCCGATCTCCTCCCTGAACTACCTGCTCAGCTCACACGTCTGGCGGCAGGATCACAACGGACTCTCGCACCAGGACCCGGGATTCATCGACCATGTCGTCAACAAGAAGGCCGACGTCGTGCGCGTGTACCTCCCGTTCGATGCGAACACCCTCCTGTCGACCTACGACCACTGTCTGCGCTCACGTGGCTACGTCAACGTCGTCGTCGCAGGAAAGCAGCCCGCGCCGAACTGGCTCGGGATGGATGCGGCGATCGAGCACTGCACCCGTGGGCTCGGCATCTTCGACTGGGCGGGTTCCGAACGTGCCGGCGAGGAACCCGATGTGGTGCTCGCCGCAGCGGGCGACGTACCGACCTTGGAGGTCCTCGCGGCGTCATCCATCCTTCGCCGGCGACTTCCCTCCTTGAAGGTGCGTGTGGTGAACGTCGTCGACCTCATGCGCCTGCAGACCGAGGGGGAGCACCCGCATGGTCTCGGAGATCGAGAATACGACGCGATCTTCACCACCGACAGCCCCGTGATCTTCGCCTACCACGGCTACCCCTGGCTGATCCATCGTCTGACGTACCGGCGACGCGGCCACGACCAGCTCCACGTCCGCGGGTACATCGAAGAAGGAACGACGACCACCCCGTTCGACATGGTGATGATGAACGACCTCGACCGCTTCCACCTCGTGATGGATGTGATCGACCATGTGCCCGGCCTGGGACCCCGGGAGGCCGCCCTGCGTCAGGAGATGCAGGACTCGCGCGTGCGAGCGCGGGCCTACACGCGGCTCCACGGAGAAGACGCGCCTGAGATCAGGAACTGGGAATGGCGCGAGCCGGAGCCGGAGGCAGAGCCACAGCCAAGTGGTGAGGCCCGCGACGAAGAGCGGTCGAAAGGAACAGGATGA